CCGTGATCGCCGCCCAGGACGGCACGATCGCCGGTCTGCTCGGCGCCTCCCCGGGCGCGTCCACCTGTGTCACCGCCATGCTGGATGTTCTCCAGCGGTGCTTCCCGCAGGAGTACGCGGAGTGGACGCCGAAGCTCAAGGAGATGGTGCCCTCGCTGGGCGTGAAGCTCTCCGAAGACCCGGCGCTGTTCCACGAAGTGTGGGATTGGACCTCCAAGGCGCTGAACCTCGTCGACGGCGGCGACAACACGCCGAAACACGCCGGGGTCGCGGCGAACGCCTAGGTTGTGATAGCAAGGCGCGATGATGTCAACGGTTGTTCTCAAACGTTCATGGGCGCAGGATCTCGATACCGCGACGCTCTACCAGCTGTTGAAACTTCGCGTCGGAGTCTTCGTCGTCGAGCAGAAGTGCGCGTACCCCGAACTGGACGGGAAGGACCTGCTTCCCGAGACGCGGCACTTCTGGCTCGATGACGAGGGCGAGGTCATCGCCACGCTTCGGCTGTGCGAGGAGCACCACGACGGCGTGAAGAGTTTCCGCATCGGCAGGCTCTGTACCTCGGCGCCCGCCCGCGGGCACGGCTACACCACGCGACTGCTGCAGGCGGCGCTGGCCGAGGTCGGCTCGGCGACGGTGCGGTTGAGCGCCCAGAGCTACCTGATCGACCTGTACACCAAGCACGGCTTCAAGGTCGACGGCGAGGAATTCGACGAGGACGGCATCGCGCACGTGCCGATGCGCAGGGGTTGATTCCCAGCGCCTGCGGCGCTGGGAACGGTGGACGCTCGGTCTCGCTTCGCTCGAAAGAGGTGAGCGAGGTGAGCCGAGCGCGTTGGGTCCGTAAACGCACCGCTTCGAACGGTGCGATGAGTGGGACCGGCGCAACCCCGACCGCTGTGCCGGTTCAGGTGAGTGCGCATCGGTTCTGAATCGAAGGGCACTGTCGGGCCGACGCGGCCGCGCGCTTAGAGTTGGGGCGTGTCCGTGTCCCATGCCGAAACCGTGCCGACGTCCGACCAGCACAGCCGAACGCTTTCCGGTTCGGATGGTGAGGCGGGATTCCCCTTCTCGGCGGTGGTCGGGCAGGAACGGCTGCAACTGGCGCTGATCCTCTGCGCGGTGCATCCCGGCATCGGCGGCGTGCTGGTGCGCGGTGAGAAGGGCACCGCGAAGTCGACCGTGGTGCGCGCGCTGGCGCAACTGCTGCCGCCGGTGGTGGACGAGACCGGCGCGCGGCCCGCCCGCTTGGTGGAGCTGCCGGTGGGCGCCACCGAGGACCGCGTCGTCGGCTCGCTGGACTTGGAGCGCGTGCTGCGGGACGGGGAGCAGGCGTTCCGCCCCGGCTTGCTGGCCGCCGCCCATCACGGCGTGCTGTACGTCGACGAGGTCAACCTGTTGCACGACCATCTGGTGGACGTGCTGCTGGACGCCGCGGCGATGGGGCGGGTGCACATCGAGCGCGATGGTGTGTCGCACTCGCACCCGGCGCGTTTCGTGCTGGTGGGCACGATGAATCCGGAAGAGGGCGAACTCCGTCCGCAGCTGCTGGACCGGTTCGGGCTGACCGTGGACGTGGCGGCCTCCCGGGACGTGGACGTCCGCATGGCGGTGGTGCGCCGCAGGCTGGACTACGAGGCCGACCCGGCCGGGTTCGCCGCGCGGTACGCCGCGGCGGACCACGAGGTGGCCGAGAAGATCCTCGCCGCCCGCGATCGGCTGGGCCGGGTGACGCTCGACGACGTGGAATTGCGCCGGATCGCCGCGCTGTGCGCCTCGTTCGACGTCGACGGGATGCGCGCGGACCTGGTCGTGGCGCGCACCGCGACCGCCCATGCCGCCTGGCGCGGCGGCGACGCGGTGACCGAGGCCGACGTGCGGGTGGCCGCCGAGCTGGCGCTGCCGCACCGGCGCAGGCGCGATCCGTTCGACGAGCCCGGCATCAGCGAACAACAGCTCGACGACGCCATGCGCGACGCCGCCGACCAGGCGCGACGCGAGGAGGAGGCATCCACGCCGAGCGATGCCTCCGAGCCGGACGGTACGCCAGCGGACGTGGACAATGCTTCCGGCGACGACCCGGACGGCCCCGACGACCCGTCGCCGCCCGACGGTCCGGGCGGCGGGCACGCACCGGAAGGACGCAGTGGCGCATCGGTTTCCGCCGGTGCGCGGACACCGCGCTGGGAAGTGCCCGGCGTCGGCGAAGGCGCTCCGGGACGCCGCTCTCGCGCGGAATCCCGGCACGGTCGCGTGGTGCGTTCCAGCACCGACACCTCCTCGGGCCTGCACCTGCTCGGCACAGTTTTCGCGGCCGCGCCGCATCAGCGTTCCCGCGGACGCGGCGACGGGCCGTTGCTGCTGTCCGCCGACGATCTCCGTGGCGCGTATCGCGAAGGGCGCGAGGGCAATTTGGTCGTCTTCGTCGTCGACGCGTCCGGCTCGATGGCTGCCCGCGACCGGTTGTCCGCCGTCACCGGAGCGGTGGTCACGCTGCTGCGCGACGCCTATCAGCGCCGCGACAAGGTCGCCGTGGTCACCGTGCGCGGCGCGGAAGCCGAACTCGTGCTGCCGCCCACCTCGTCGGTCGACATCGCGGTGCGCCGGTTGTCCGGGATGCGCACGGGCGGGAAGACGCCGCTGGCCGCGGGCCTGCTGAAGGCGCGTGAGCTCGTGCTGCGGGAACGCGTGCGCGATCCGCGCCGCAGGCCGATGCTGGTGCTGCTCACCGACGGTCGCGCCACCGGCGGCGTCGACCCGGTGCCCCGCGCCCGCGCCGCGGCCCGTCTGCTCGCCGGAGACGCCGTCACCTCGATCGTGGTCGACTGCGAACGCGGCATGATCCGGCTCGGGCTCGCCGCGGATCTGGCCCGCGACCTGCGCGGGGGATACCTGCGCTTGGCCGAGTTGACCGGCGATTCGGTGGCCGGCGTCGTTCGCGCGAGTTCCGCAGGTCCGCGCGGCACGTCGGTGCGGGCGGCGTGACCTTCCAGGGGTTAAGGAGATTCGATGCCCAAGGGTGTTCCGGAAACTGTTCCCGACGACGGGCTGACCACGCGGCAGCGGCGCAATCAGCCGGTGCTCGCGGTGCACACCGGGCCGGGCAAGGGTAAGTCGACGGCCGCGTTCGGGATGGCGCTGCGGGCCTGGAACCAAGGTTTCGACGTGGCGGTCTTCCAATTCGTGAAGAGCGCCAAGTGGAAGGTCGGGGAGGAAGCCGCCTTCCGCGCCCTCGGCGCGCTGCACGAGCAGACCGGCGCGGGCGGCCCGGTCGAATGGCACAAGATGGGCGAGGGCTGGTCGTGGACCCGTAAGCAGGGCACCGAGCAGGACCACGCCGCGGCCGCGCTGGCCGGCTGGCAGGAGATCGCCCGCCGCCTGCGGGGCGAACAGCACCGCTTCTACGTCCTCGACGAATTCACCTACCCCCTCAAATGGGGCTGGGTGGACGTCGCGGAAGTCGTCGACACCCTCCGTGACCGCCCCGGCAACCAACACGTCGTCATCACCGGCCGCGACGCGCCGCCGGAACTCCTGGACGCCGCCGACCTCGTCACCGAAATGACGAAACTCAAACACCCCATGGACGCGGGCCGCAAAGGCCAACGAGGCATCGAATGGTGATTCCCGCGAGTGGCACATCGTTGCGGCGAATCGCGAGAGGCCCGCACGATGGTGTGCCACTCGTGCGGCGGTCGCGGGGATGAGGGCCGTGGTGGTGGCGGCGCCGGCGTCGGGGAGTGGGAAGACGACGGTGGCCACGGGGCTGGTGGGGG
Above is a genomic segment from Nocardia sputorum containing:
- a CDS encoding GNAT family N-acetyltransferase, translated to MMSTVVLKRSWAQDLDTATLYQLLKLRVGVFVVEQKCAYPELDGKDLLPETRHFWLDDEGEVIATLRLCEEHHDGVKSFRIGRLCTSAPARGHGYTTRLLQAALAEVGSATVRLSAQSYLIDLYTKHGFKVDGEEFDEDGIAHVPMRRG
- a CDS encoding VWA domain-containing protein — translated: MPTSDQHSRTLSGSDGEAGFPFSAVVGQERLQLALILCAVHPGIGGVLVRGEKGTAKSTVVRALAQLLPPVVDETGARPARLVELPVGATEDRVVGSLDLERVLRDGEQAFRPGLLAAAHHGVLYVDEVNLLHDHLVDVLLDAAAMGRVHIERDGVSHSHPARFVLVGTMNPEEGELRPQLLDRFGLTVDVAASRDVDVRMAVVRRRLDYEADPAGFAARYAAADHEVAEKILAARDRLGRVTLDDVELRRIAALCASFDVDGMRADLVVARTATAHAAWRGGDAVTEADVRVAAELALPHRRRRDPFDEPGISEQQLDDAMRDAADQARREEEASTPSDASEPDGTPADVDNASGDDPDGPDDPSPPDGPGGGHAPEGRSGASVSAGARTPRWEVPGVGEGAPGRRSRAESRHGRVVRSSTDTSSGLHLLGTVFAAAPHQRSRGRGDGPLLLSADDLRGAYREGREGNLVVFVVDASGSMAARDRLSAVTGAVVTLLRDAYQRRDKVAVVTVRGAEAELVLPPTSSVDIAVRRLSGMRTGGKTPLAAGLLKARELVLRERVRDPRRRPMLVLLTDGRATGGVDPVPRARAAARLLAGDAVTSIVVDCERGMIRLGLAADLARDLRGGYLRLAELTGDSVAGVVRASSAGPRGTSVRAA
- the cobO gene encoding cob(I)yrinic acid a,c-diamide adenosyltransferase, whose product is MPKGVPETVPDDGLTTRQRRNQPVLAVHTGPGKGKSTAAFGMALRAWNQGFDVAVFQFVKSAKWKVGEEAAFRALGALHEQTGAGGPVEWHKMGEGWSWTRKQGTEQDHAAAALAGWQEIARRLRGEQHRFYVLDEFTYPLKWGWVDVAEVVDTLRDRPGNQHVVITGRDAPPELLDAADLVTEMTKLKHPMDAGRKGQRGIEW